Below is a window of Leisingera sp. S132 DNA.
GTTGATGGTGCACCCAACTGCTTTCCGAGTTTTGTGAGGAAAAAAATGCCCGTTTATTCCATTATTGATCAAAATGATGCCGCAACAGACATCGTGACAATCACCTCATCCATGTTTGGGGCGAATTTGGTAACGCACTACGACACCGAGTTCGTTGACCATTCCGACAGTCATAAAGTAGATGTTCAGAGCTTGGGAGTTTCAACACTTCGGTTTCCTGGCGGGGCTGTCACCGAAACGCACTTCGACATAAACAAACCAAACTCGGCCGTATCAAAAATTGATTCCTCTGTGGCTTTAACACCAATGGATGAATTTTTTGGGGCCGCGGGAGCCATAGGTGCTGATGTTTCGATTGTCATCCCTACCCAAGGCGGGTTTGAAACCAATGCTTTACAGGCCTTGCAGAGCGGCACATTCGGCTCCAGAAATCAATTGGATTCGGATTATGTGAATGACGTACTTTCCTACATTGATGCAGCTCTAAAGAATGCTGAGGATAACGGCGTTATCGTTACGGCATTCGAGCTCGGAAATGAGTTCTGGGGCAGTGGCCAAATGACAGCCGCCGAGTATGGTCGCCTTGTCGGGCAACTTTCCGTTCTGGTGCACAAAAAACTTGATGCCGCTGGAAATGATGCCGACATTCTCGTGCAGACCACGGCTTCTGCCGGGATATTCTCGCCAAATGAAACGTCTTCGATCTATGTCGATGTGAGCGGCAATGTACCGTCATTTTACAGGCAAAGCTACATTGACGAGGAATACGATGGCGTCATTCCCATCAGTTTCCAGACTTACACTATAGATGGTCAAGGCCGGGATTGGGAGCAGGCAGCAGATATTGCAGTTGGCATAAATGCGGCAGATGGTGCACCAGAGGCAATCACCGGCGCCCTCCTACACTACTATGCCAATGAAGGTCTCGCAGGAGTGGATGCAGGAAAATCAAATGTTTTTCGACGGGTCAATGCGTTTGAGGAATTGCTCGACAGATCCGAGGATTTGCCAGAGTTGACGCAGCATCTAACAGAATGGAATCCGCAAGAAGGTACACACGACACTAAGGGCCTCAAGCATGCTTCAATGCTGGTGGAGATGGTCTATGAAATGGCCACACATGGGGTGGAAGCAGCGCAGATCTGGCCACTTACCTTCAACCAAACGCAAGAAAGGGCCCTTCTAAATCATCACGGAGACGGGTTATCGATTTCTGGTGAAGCTTTCAAGATGATGAGCGAAAGCCTCGTGGGTCTTCAAGCCAAGTTCGATTTTGAAGTTCTGGGAAAGATCGACGTACATGGGTATGGAGATCCCGAGGATGACAATTCTCTCGTACTCTTCGTTTCGGAGCGCAGTGGTGAATTTTCCGAAAATGTTACCCTTGATGTAGGCAGGTACATTCCTAACACATCCTATTTCATCGTAAAGACCGAACTCTGGGACGGTGGTGCAGGCGGCGAAGATTCAAATGCAGTTCCGGTACTAAATTACAGCGATGGTGCCGTCACTACGGGTGGCCTAGTTGAGCTTGACCTGAACGCGTGGGCGAATACCAGGATCGAAATCTCTTACATAACGGAGAGAGCAGACATCATTGTCGGTCGTGGCGGAAATGACTCAATTATCGGTGCTGGAGGCAATGATTTGCTCGAAGGGAACGCAGGTAGCGATACTCTATACGGAGGGGCAGGAGACGATGAAATCATGGGTGGAAGTGGCAACGACGAGATTGATGGCGGCGCAAATTACGACACTATTGACGCTGGAGAAGGAAACGACAGCGTATGGGGCGGCAACGGGCGCGACCTTGTCTTACTCGGCGATGGAAGTGATGTGTTCCATGACAACGGCCAGAATGATCAACATGGCCAAGACACGGTCTACGGCGGAGCCGGCCATGACGTAATCAATGGTGGCGGCGGCCATGACCTTTTATGCGGTAATGAAGGGAACGACTCCATTTCAGGCGGGATAGGCAATGATCAAATTCACGGCGGCAAAAATTACGACACTATTGACGCTGGAGAGGGAAATGACAGCGTATGGGGCGGTAACGGGCGTGACCTTGTCTTACTCGGCGATGGAAATGATGTGTTCCATGACAACGGCCAGAATGATCAACATGGCCAAGACACGGTCTACGGCGGAGCTGGAGATGATTTGATTAACGGCTCCGGTGGCAATGACACTTTCAATGGCGGAAGCGGAAAAGATATTGTATCCGGAGGTGCCGGGAATGACGTGTTTGAATTCAAAACTGGAGACTTGGTCGACTGGGATGAGCTAAGCGGAACGGTCACTGAAAGAAGCACTCAGCTAGATTTGGTGCGAGATTTTGTAGTTGGCGAGGACAAAATTGAATTTGATGGATTCTCTGGTGTCGAAAACCGCTCTGACTTGAAGGCTTGGAAAACCGTTATAGATAATAACGATTATTTTACAGTGTGTGTCAGATCGACCAATGAACGCATCTTATTTGACGTTGAAGATGACGTTACTTGGCAAGATTTCTTTCAAGATTCCAACTTCCTATTTTTTTGAGGCTTAGAAGAATTTACTCAATCTGGCATTTCTGCAGGTTCTATCCAAACTGAATAACCGTGAGATCTTGCGCAAGTCCATCACCAAATTGTGTGAATAGAGACGTGACGGCAGACCAGCGACCGCTCTGGAACGTTGGTATGGGACACGTAATCGCTTTCGGGCTGGCTGCCCATTTCCTCGCGAGCCTGACGCAGGGTTTGGAATGAAGGGAGGCAGGCACTCACCGTGAAACTTGCGGCTGAGACTTGCGACGAAAGTTTGCTACACCGGCTTGCCTGGTTCGATGAAGCGCAGACCGAATCCGGTTGCTCAGACCAATCGAACATACGTATTGCGGATGATCTTTTCCAGGAGACCACACCACGCAGCAGCGCTCGCCCCCCCATGAGGCAAACAAGTGTTTTGAGAAAGCGATCTTAGGCGTGTTACTATGGATTTTTTTGGGCGGCTCAGGCTGTCAGCCCCCTCTTTGCACCTGCTCAATCTTGGCGGCTTGCACAAGAAAACACTAATAACCTCTCTGAGATTGGAGATTTTGCCAACAGCAGACTCCATGGCTTACCTAAAACACCTTCCAGCCCGCCCAAAAACCCATAGTTACGCTTCCAGAAAACTCGCGGCACCTACTTTACGCAGGACAATATCCGGCCCCCGCTCCTTCCCCCCGGCTTGCAGGGAAAGGCCCTTCGCTTCCAGGTTCGTATCAACGCGATGCCTTTTTTCGGTGGCCAGCCGCTTCCCCGCAGGCTTCTCACCTGCCCCGCCTTGGCCACGTATGAACTTGGCGGTCCCCGATCCAGTAAGCCGCCTGAGGGCAGCTTCACCGGCCGGTGGGTTTTGTTGTCGCGTTTCTGCGCCGGGCCAGAAGGAGCCGCGTCGGCGCGGGATGGGGTGGTCCCCGAACCATAGCTCGTCTTTCGAGGCCGGCAGGCGAGCGCGCCGTGGTCACCGCTTTTCAAGGTCGTTCGCGAGGAAAAGCAGCGAGTGTAAACCAGGCGCAACGGAGATGGGTTGAACCCGGTCCCGGCCTGAAACCTCCGCATTCGCGGTTCTGTTGCCCAAGTGTATTGATTTTCTTTTTTCGCTGTCATCCAGAGCTGCCTTAAGCCGGAAGAGAGCTGGCCCGAAGCGCCGTAGCCCTCACATAGCGCAGGCGGTTCGGGCCAGCGTGGCTGCCTCTATCTCTACCCAACAGATTGTTCCCTTTCCGTTCTCGCCTGTGTGTGTAACTGTTGTAGGGATTGAGTCGCCATGAACCTCACCTTCTTCGTCACAAGATCCTGCATTTGCCATTTGGGATGAATTTCAAGGAAAGTGAGCAACCTCGGCTCTTTGGCCAACGTGAGGGTAGCCATGCAGGAAGAAACCGAAGCCTTTATACAGGCCGATGAAGAAAAGGCGTACGAGGCGGAGAACTACTCGATCTACCTGCATAAGGACGGCATAAAATGCTCTACGGGTTGGCGGCTTGGCAGCTACGGTTTGGACGGAGTGCTCAATCCAGGCATGAAGGCCCATCTGGGTGACAGGTTTTCACTGCCAAAAAAACTTGTTGAGCGGCTATCGATTGAATTGGGGCATTGCCTCAACAACGATCAAAACGTCGCAATCAATCTGCACGAAATCAACAAGGCTCAGGCTATTGAGAGGGGAAGAAAGGTTCTCGGGAAACTGATCCGTCAGTCCAAGAGCGAGGCTTACACGAGGCAAGATTTGCTGGCGGCTCTTGAAAAGCTGTCTGCGTTTTTTGCAGCCAGCCCTGAGGACGCAACTTTGCTGCCGCAAGCCATATCCGCCTTGGGAAACTCAGAGGTAATCACGCCGGACATCGTTGCTGCCCTTGAGCACCTCCGCAGTACGCCCGGAGCTGCGGCAGATCTGTCTCCGCGTGACAAACGTAGGGCACACGACAAGCGGCGCCAATACATCGTAGAGACTTGCTGCTATGCTTGGAAAGACGCCGGATATTCTCTGACTTACACGACGGCGTTTCTTTTCCGCAAAAGTCATCAGCGGCAGGGGCGCCTCATAGAGTTTATTCAAACAGTAGTCGGGATGATCACCGAGCCCAGCCAAGGCTTAAGCGGTGAGACGATCCGCAAAGACATTGACCGTTTGCGTGATGCCATCGCCCGCGAAGAGGAAGACTTCTGGGCTCCTCCAGAATTCGGCAATTGATACACTTGGACCGGTCAAAGTCCCGGCTGTCATGGTCAGCCCATGACACGTGCTTCCTCCAAACGACAGCAAGGTGCATCTGACCTGCACAAGATCACCAATGCTGCTCTCTCCCTCGCCCGCCTGCTGGGCGATGCGGCTGCGAAGGACGTGCATGCTGCCGGCAGCTGCCAAGAGGAGGCCGATCCCAATGCCCGCGAAATCAAAACTTGCGAATGATCCAGGCGTCCGCCTGAAGACGGTCAAAGAGGTCGCGCTGGAAGACAATGTGTCCGAAAAAACCGTGCGCCGCGCGATCTCCGCTGGCCTTCTGGAGGTGATCCGGGTTGGCCCCGGCGGCCGCCTAATCCGCATTCATCCGGAGGCCCACACTGCCTACCGCCGCCGCTGCTCCTGGCAGGAATAGCGACCTCATATGTCCTTTTAAGTCAATAACTTAACTACATATCGGGAAGACACCCTGCCCATAAGTTGCGGACTATCTGTGCTAGAGTTCTCCCGAATCGGGCGGCCTGTCCCCAGCTGTCCACCCGAGACCAACTTTGACCGGTGTGAGGCCATCCCGATGATACAGCAGAAGGCGATTTCTCTCGATCATGCGTTTGTTCCTGCAGGCACACTCAGCTTCCAGGATCTGATCGACAGCATCTCCGCACAGGGCTCGCTTTTCCCCACCCGCCAACGCGACATGATCTCGGGCCTCAAACGCGTCGCACATGCGCTCGGGCTGCCGCCCAGTGACATTCCTTGCGACGGCCGGTGGCTTCAACCCCGGCTTTCCAAGGTTAGCCCTGCGCTGATCGGCATCAAGCCAAAAACCTGGCAAAACGCGGTGAGCAATGCCCGGGCGGCGATGGCCGAACACGGCATCCTTGTGCGGCGCCATCGCCGCATTGGCGATCTGAGCGAACCCTGGCGCCTTCTGTGGGATCAGGTCCGTGGAATGGACGACAAGACCCTGCAGACCGCACTTGTCCGCTTCGTGCATTTCCTGAACCGCATTGCGGTTGACCCTGGCGCGGTGAGAGAACAGCACGCTCTAGCCTATCGCGGTGCCCTCGAACACAACGAGATCAGCAAGGATCCTGAAAGGAGCTACAGAGCGGCGGTCAATGGGTGGAACCTCGCCATCCGCCGGGTTCCGGGCTGGCCTGCAAATCCCATTGCTCTGCCCAACCGCCAAAAGAAAATCCGCATCTCGGAGGAGGTGTTCCCGGCCGCGTTCAAGGATGATGCCGATGTACTTATTGCCAGCCTGGGCAATGAAGATCCGCTGTCAGAAAGCGGCCGGAGCCGCGCTCTGCGCCCCGCAACCCTTAAGCAGTACCGCCGCCAGATCATGCACTTTGCCTCCGAGCTGGTGCACTCGGGCTTGGACGCCTCGGAGATCACCGGTGTTGCCTTCCTGCTCGATCCCGCGAATGCCGAACGCGGCCTGCGGCAGATGCTCGCCAGAAACGGGAACAAGACATCCCGCAGCATCAGTGAGGTGGCAGCGCTGCTGCGCAACCTTGCCAAGGTCCTCGACGCTTCTCAGGAAACGCGTGAACAATTGACGATGCTTGCCTCCAAGGTGGCTGCCCGCCCGCAGAATGGCATGACGCCAAAGAACCGGGAACGCCTCCGTCTGCTGCAGGTGCCAAAGCACAGGCTGCGCCTTCTGCAGCTGCCCGAGCAGGTCTTTGAGCGGCCGGCAGGCAAGAGGCAGCCGTATCTTACTGCCCTTGCTCGCGAAGAAGCGCTGGCCATCGCCATCCTGCTGGTGTGCCCAATTCGGGTCAAGAATCTCGCCAGTCTGGAATTTGATCGCCATATTCAGCGCCCCGGTGATGGGCGCGTCTTTCTTAGCCTCACCGAAGACGACACAAAAACCGGCCGCCCGATCGAATTCGAGCTTCCACCGGGTTTAGTGCGTCTTGTCGGTACCCACCTTGCGTCCAGAGTTCCTTACATGTGCCCGGCAGGCACACCCTACCTTTTTCCGCAGCGGTCGGGCGAAGGCCCCGTCGACCCCTCGGTTCTAGCCGAGCGTATTGCGCGGCGGGTGCGCAAGGAAACCGGACTCACAGTAAATGCTCACCTGTTTCGCCACTTCGCCGTGATGAATTGGCTCGACGCCAACCCCGGCGGATATGAAGTCGCCCGCCGGCTGCTTGGTCACTCGGAGCTGAGTCACACAATCAACATGTACTCTGGATTGGAAGCCAAATCCGCAACCCGTGCCTTTGCCGATCTGGTTGCCGGGCTGAAGCGAGGTGCTGAATGAGTCTCATCCTGCCGATCCCACAGTGGCCTGCCGCAGACCGGACCATGTGGGCTGCTCTTTTTGCCGACGGCGGTCCCCTCGACGGCCAAGGCCCTCTCATCCATCTACGCAAGACATCGCGCCACACGCTTTCGCTTCGATACGGGCAGTGGCTGAAGTGGCTTGCCGCAACCGAGCCGTCTACGCTTGCTTGCGCCCCGGTCGAGCGGGTGACCCGCACACGGTTGGTTCAGTGGCTGAGCACGTTGGACCGTTTGGCAGACATGACACGCCTGATGCTTGTGGACGGTGTGCTCCGGGTGGCCATGGCCGCGGCCCCGGGCCGCGATTGGTCCCAGGAAACCAAGCTGCGCAAGCGCCTCAGGTACCACGCAGGGCGCGGTTTGCAGTCCCGCAAGCACGGCCGCATCCTCTCCAGCGCAGTTCTGCTGGAAGCTGGGCTCAAGCTGGTCGAAACTTCGGCATCACGCCTGGATCATTCGCTCTACGCGGCAACGGACATGCGAGACGGCGCGATGATTTCACTACTTGCCTTGATGCCCATACGCCTGCGCGCGCTCGCAGGCCTGGAACTCGGTAGCTCGTTCATTGTCGGTCAGGATCTCATCCTGGTTTCCATTCCGGAAGACTTGAGCAAGACCGGTCAGCCTTGGGAGGCAGAGGTACCTCCTCAGGCTGCGGCAGCTTTGCGTGCCTATATAGACAAAGCCCGCCCCCTTTTGGCGCAGCGCGGCCAAGGCAACATCTCTAGCCTTTGGCTTAACCGCAAAGGGAACGGCTTGCGTTATACAGGTATTGGGCGGTGCATCGCCCGGCAAACCCTGCGCATGACCGGCGTTCGGGTTCCACCCCACTTCTTTCGCGATGCCGCAGCCACGACCCTGGCAAGAAGCTCGCCCGAAAGTGCGCGCCTCATTCGCGGCGTCCTCGGACACAAAGGATTCAGAACAGCCGAACGGCACTACATCCATGCACAGACTATCGAGGCAGGACGCGACTACGCCTCCCTGATTGCCCGGCTGAAGGAGAATCGCCAATGACCCGAGCTGCCATTTACACCCGCTTTTCCAGCCAGATGCAGCGCGAGGCGTCGATTGAGGACCAGCTGCGGCTCTGCCGGGAACGCGCCGCGTCCGAAGGCTGGCGTGTCGCCGACAACTTCTCCGACCGCGCCATCTCCGGCGCTTCCATGCTGCGGCCCGGCCTGCAAGCGCTGTTCCAAGCCGCACAGGACGGACAGTTCGATGTGGTGCTGTCGGAAGCCCTGGACCGGCTCAGCCGTGATCAGGCCGACATTGCGGCGATCTACAAACGCCTCTCCTTCACCGGAGTGCGTATCGTCACCTTGGCCGAGGGAGAGATCGGTGAACTGCACGTGGGCCTCAAGGGCACCATGAACCAGCTCTTCCTGAAAGACTTGGCTGACAAGACACGCCGCGGTTTGCGCGGGCGCGTCGAAGCCGGGCGCTCGGGCGGTGGTAACAGCTATGGCTACGACGTGATCCGCTGCCTTGGCGCCGACGGACTGCCGGTGACCGGTGAGCGGCGCATCAATGAACCCGAGGCCGCCATCATCCGGCGCGTCTTCGCGGAGTTCGCTACCGGGCACTCTCCCAAGGCCATTGCCCGGCGCCTAAACAACGAAGCCATTCCCGGCCCCCGCGGCAAACTCTGGCGGGATACGGCAATACGCGGACACCGCGCGCGCGGCACCGGGCTCCTGAACAATGAACTCTATATCGGCCGCCTCGTCTGGAACCGGCTTCGCTACGTGAAAGATCCGCAAACCGGCAAGCGTGTCTCGCGCCTCAATGATCCGTCTGACTGGATTACCACAGAGGTGCCGGAGCTGCGCATCGTCGATGACAGCCTCTGGGAGGCCGTGAAAGCGCGCCAGGGGAAAATTGAGGCCGAGCCCCGGGTACAGGCCATGAAAGCCACCCGCTTCTGGGAGAAGCGGCGTAAACTGCATCTCCTGACCGGGATTGCATTCTGCGGCAGCTGTGGCGGGCCGCTGGCGGCTGCGGGCCGGGACTACCTTGCCTGCTCCGCCGCCCGTAAGCTCGGAACCTGCAACCACAAAGAATCCGTGCGGCGCCCAATTTTGGAAGAAGCCGTGCTGAACTTGTTGCGCGCCAGGCTGATGCAGCCCGATGCCGTCGCCGCCTTCGTCAAGGCATTCACAAAGGCCGCCAACACCGAAGCTGACAGCCAGGAAGCAGCCCGCGCGCGGCTCAAGTCTGAACGCGCCACCGCCAGTCACAAGCTTGACGGGCTTTATGACGCGATTGCAGAAGGCCTCCGCACCCCCGGTCTTCTGGTTCGGCTGGAAGAACTGGAGGCACGCCTCTCAGAGCTAGATTCCGAACTCGCGGCTCCTGCCCCAGAACCGTAAGCGTTGCATCTGCCCCCCTCAAACGCATCTAAACGCGTTCAACTAACCAGTGATATGTAGGCCTCCAATCCAAAGTAGGAGGCGAACATGTCGAAACATGAGGTTTGGGGTTTCACCATTGAAACATCCCCTTCAGGCAAGAATATCTGGCCAATTGACCTGAAACGGGAAGCAACCCGGCGCATCCGGGAGGACGGCCTGTCTCCCGGTGACATCGCCGCGGAACTGGGAGCCCATGAATGCCTCGTTCGCAAGTGGTGGGTCGCTGACCGCCGCAGCCGAGGCGAGCATATCGCGGTCCAAGGCCCTGCGTTCGCCGAAATCAGGATGGCCGAAGAATGCCAGCCTCCTTCAGCTCCGCTCGAAACTCGCGGCACACCTCCTGGGTTTGCGCGTTTCCACAGCGGTACGCTGTGTTTTGAGTTCCCAGTTAGCATACCCGAAGCCGATTTAATGAAACTCATTCGGGTTGCCGGTCAAACCTCATGATCGCACCGTCAAACTCATTCAAGATTTACCTGGCGACGACCCCAGTTGATTTCCGAAAGGGCATTGACGGTCTCGCCAACTACGTCATGAGCAACTTCGAACTTGATCCGTTTTCAGGTGCCTTCTTCGTGTTCCGTTCCAAGGGGCGTGACAAGATCAAGGTGCTTATGTGGGACGGTACTGGCCTGGTTCTGATCTACAAGCGCATCGAGGGCGCTGGTTTCATCTGGCCTAAATTGTCGGATGGGACAATGACCCTGACGAAGGCCCAGTTCGAAGCCCTGTTTGAGGGGATAGATTGGCGCCGGGTTGCCTCTGCGCCCTATCACCGCCCCGCTCTCTTTCAAAGCCAGCACGCCGAGGTTCAATAGAATGCCATTGATATCCTTCATCGACGTCCGTTTTTTCCCGCCTGAGGAAACCAGAGAAAGACTGGAGAAGCGTTTCACCCGGCATCTGCGGCTGTTGAGGTGCGGGCTCGTAGCCGCTCTTAGATCTGGCAAACAACAGTTGCCCGAGGGTGATGCCGAAAAGCTGCTTTCGGTAGATATTACGCACATTGACAGGATCCGCGTTCAAAGACGCGCCGGAAGGATCATCGAACGCAGACAGGCTGCGTCCGGCCTCGCTCATCTCGTCAGAGTTGACCGCGAGCGCCTCACGACGCTGCATGACGGGGTCAATCTCGTGGAGATAACTACTGAGCATCGTGCTGATGAAATTGCGGCGGCGCTGCATGAAGAAATGCCATGGATGGGCGCCGCGACCGAGCAGATATGGCACGCGATGCGGAGGTCGGTTCGAGACGGAACGGCAGGACTTCGCTTGCCGCCTATTCTACTTGATGGACCGCCTGGGATTGGAAAAAGCTATTGGGCCCGCCGTCTGGGTGAATTGCTGTCGGTTCCTACGACAGTGATCGAAGCTACCAATGAGAACGCATCTTTTGGAATTGTCGGCTCACAGAAAGGCTGGAGCAATGCCGCTCCCGGCCGAGTTCTGGAAACCATTCTTCAATCTCGGGTCGCGAACCCGGTGGTTGTCGTTGACGAGGTCGAAAAAGCCGGCACGGCGAAATCTGTATCAGGACGAGCGTTTGGGCTGACCGAGGCCTTGCTGCCCCTCCTTGAGCCTATGACGGCGCAAAACTGGAGCTGCCCTTACTACCAAGTGAAATTCGACATGAGCTGGGTGGCGTGGGTGCTGACCTCGAATGACTTCCGGAGCCTGCCCGAGCCTCTTCTAAGCAGATGCCCGCCAATCCGTTTGCGGCATCTGACACAAGCTGAGCTGGTGAAATTTATTCGCCGCGAGGGTCACAAGAAGGGTATTGATGACACAGGGATCGAAGCTGCAGTGGAAGCGTTCGCTCGCTCGGGCCGGAAGAACCAGAGTATGAGTTTGCGAACCGCAGCGCGTGTAATCCAGCGTGCATACGATCTGGAACGACACCCGATTTTGCATTGATCGCCGCCTGTATATGGTGGCCGCCAAAACGAACAATGGTCATGGAGCACCACGCCCGGTTGCGAGGAACCGGGCGATTTTGGCAAGCAGCCCCAGCTTCGGTTTGATGATCTTGTCCTGAATACTCGTCATTGATCGACACTCCATCCTTGCGCTCCAGAAGAGCAGAGATGTCAGATCAAGTCCCGTGTTCTACAACTAAGATCTGAACTGTAACTTACACACCTAGCTCCTCAGCTTTCGTTGAGCGGCATCGATATCATGACTCTTGGCTTCTTTTTCCCAGTTCTCTGCGATAGCGCCCAGTACAGCTGACGTTCTGGGCCAAAGTCCGGCAATGGACTGCCACTCTCTATATCGAGCCGCGAGTTCTCGCTCCTGTTCCCCACCATCATAGATACCGCGCATCGTTACTCCGCGCATATTGTAACGCTCAGTTCGGATACCTCGTTCGAGAACCTCAGAACCGATCCGTTCGATCTCGTCGCGCACAACGTGATGGGGCCATCCATCATCCTTGTCTATTGGGGCATGGGCAAAAAGATGTCCGACATAGATATCCGTAATCTCTGAATGGCCGGTTGACACGCCCAAGGCACGGACATTATCGGTCCATGCCTTCAATATTTTTGCATCAATCTCTGTGCCGGTACTTCCAGGTAGCTGTTTGAACTTAGATAGCACCGAGTATGCCAATCGCCACCGAGCCTTTTCATCAGCACTCATTGAAGATTGGTCGGTATCATTAGAGGATTTGAAAACCAAGCATATCGCTTGATGAAAAAGCGCAGGATCTACTGCCATCTGCTCATGGAGCTTTAAGCCCCTCTTGCTCTCATCAAGTAGCGGCAAAAAAGCAAATTCGTGTTTCAGTATCTCGGACACATCGACGTCGGATCTACCGTCCAATTCACCAAAAACCTTTTCTAGATAATAGGAGGTCATAGTGTTCGAGTGATTCCGTTCAGAGCCAAGCTCTGTGTTAAGAACGTCTAGAGCCCGCAAAATTAGGCGGGAAGGGATATCTTTTAAACGTCGTCCTGTTGCTTCCAGAAAGGCCGATGCACGACCGAACCTCAAAAAATAAAGCAGCCCCCTCAAAAGTGATCTTTCTGAACCTTTCAGGCGATACCCATTACAGAAGGACCAATAGTTCTCAAAAACCTTCGGCCCAAGTCGTTTTACCACAAACCACGTATCAGATGTCATCGGCCACGAAATCAAGAGCTTTGCCGTTGTTATTTCACTCAACCCTTGGCTCGTAATAGCTTCCTTTAGCAGTTTTTCCGCTTGCTCCTCTCCTGCGGCAGATCGAAAGAGGCCGGAGATTCCGACGGAAAACTCGAGACCATTCGGCTCCTCGAGAGATCTCCGAAAGATATTCGAGAGCTGAGAAATGCCCAGGCTAGCCTTCTCTAAAGCCTCAACAACAATGTAGGGCTGCTTCACATCATTGCCCAACTCAACCACAGCCTCTGAACCAAATTTCTCGAAAAGCTCCATTATGGTAGAAGCCCGCAGGTCCTCGACGGACTGGTTTCCCTCAGTGGGGAGATCCCAAGAATCGAATACCCATTTTTTACTAGAAACTGGGTTTCTAGATTCAAACTCGTTCACTAACTCTTCAAACGGTCCGAGTTCATGCGGAGCGAGA
It encodes the following:
- a CDS encoding calcium-binding protein, which codes for MPVYSIIDQNDAATDIVTITSSMFGANLVTHYDTEFVDHSDSHKVDVQSLGVSTLRFPGGAVTETHFDINKPNSAVSKIDSSVALTPMDEFFGAAGAIGADVSIVIPTQGGFETNALQALQSGTFGSRNQLDSDYVNDVLSYIDAALKNAEDNGVIVTAFELGNEFWGSGQMTAAEYGRLVGQLSVLVHKKLDAAGNDADILVQTTASAGIFSPNETSSIYVDVSGNVPSFYRQSYIDEEYDGVIPISFQTYTIDGQGRDWEQAADIAVGINAADGAPEAITGALLHYYANEGLAGVDAGKSNVFRRVNAFEELLDRSEDLPELTQHLTEWNPQEGTHDTKGLKHASMLVEMVYEMATHGVEAAQIWPLTFNQTQERALLNHHGDGLSISGEAFKMMSESLVGLQAKFDFEVLGKIDVHGYGDPEDDNSLVLFVSERSGEFSENVTLDVGRYIPNTSYFIVKTELWDGGAGGEDSNAVPVLNYSDGAVTTGGLVELDLNAWANTRIEISYITERADIIVGRGGNDSIIGAGGNDLLEGNAGSDTLYGGAGDDEIMGGSGNDEIDGGANYDTIDAGEGNDSVWGGNGRDLVLLGDGSDVFHDNGQNDQHGQDTVYGGAGHDVINGGGGHDLLCGNEGNDSISGGIGNDQIHGGKNYDTIDAGEGNDSVWGGNGRDLVLLGDGNDVFHDNGQNDQHGQDTVYGGAGDDLINGSGGNDTFNGGSGKDIVSGGAGNDVFEFKTGDLVDWDELSGTVTERSTQLDLVRDFVVGEDKIEFDGFSGVENRSDLKAWKTVIDNNDYFTVCVRSTNERILFDVEDDVTWQDFFQDSNFLFF
- a CDS encoding AAA family ATPase, with the translated sequence MPLISFIDVRFFPPEETRERLEKRFTRHLRLLRCGLVAALRSGKQQLPEGDAEKLLSVDITHIDRIRVQRRAGRIIERRQAASGLAHLVRVDRERLTTLHDGVNLVEITTEHRADEIAAALHEEMPWMGAATEQIWHAMRRSVRDGTAGLRLPPILLDGPPGIGKSYWARRLGELLSVPTTVIEATNENASFGIVGSQKGWSNAAPGRVLETILQSRVANPVVVVDEVEKAGTAKSVSGRAFGLTEALLPLLEPMTAQNWSCPYYQVKFDMSWVAWVLTSNDFRSLPEPLLSRCPPIRLRHLTQAELVKFIRREGHKKGIDDTGIEAAVEAFARSGRKNQSMSLRTAARVIQRAYDLERHPILH
- a CDS encoding tyrosine-type recombinase/integrase codes for the protein MSLILPIPQWPAADRTMWAALFADGGPLDGQGPLIHLRKTSRHTLSLRYGQWLKWLAATEPSTLACAPVERVTRTRLVQWLSTLDRLADMTRLMLVDGVLRVAMAAAPGRDWSQETKLRKRLRYHAGRGLQSRKHGRILSSAVLLEAGLKLVETSASRLDHSLYAATDMRDGAMISLLALMPIRLRALAGLELGSSFIVGQDLILVSIPEDLSKTGQPWEAEVPPQAAAALRAYIDKARPLLAQRGQGNISSLWLNRKGNGLRYTGIGRCIARQTLRMTGVRVPPHFFRDAAATTLARSSPESARLIRGVLGHKGFRTAERHYIHAQTIEAGRDYASLIARLKENRQ
- the tnpB gene encoding IS66 family insertion sequence element accessory protein TnpB (TnpB, as the term is used for proteins encoded by IS66 family insertion elements, is considered an accessory protein, since TnpC, encoded by a neighboring gene, is a DDE family transposase.), with the translated sequence MIAPSNSFKIYLATTPVDFRKGIDGLANYVMSNFELDPFSGAFFVFRSKGRDKIKVLMWDGTGLVLIYKRIEGAGFIWPKLSDGTMTLTKAQFEALFEGIDWRRVASAPYHRPALFQSQHAEVQ
- a CDS encoding recombinase family protein, with the translated sequence MQREASIEDQLRLCRERAASEGWRVADNFSDRAISGASMLRPGLQALFQAAQDGQFDVVLSEALDRLSRDQADIAAIYKRLSFTGVRIVTLAEGEIGELHVGLKGTMNQLFLKDLADKTRRGLRGRVEAGRSGGGNSYGYDVIRCLGADGLPVTGERRINEPEAAIIRRVFAEFATGHSPKAIARRLNNEAIPGPRGKLWRDTAIRGHRARGTGLLNNELYIGRLVWNRLRYVKDPQTGKRVSRLNDPSDWITTEVPELRIVDDSLWEAVKARQGKIEAEPRVQAMKATRFWEKRRKLHLLTGIAFCGSCGGPLAAAGRDYLACSAARKLGTCNHKESVRRPILEEAVLNLLRARLMQPDAVAAFVKAFTKAANTEADSQEAARARLKSERATASHKLDGLYDAIAEGLRTPGLLVRLEELEARLSELDSELAAPAPEP
- a CDS encoding helix-turn-helix domain-containing protein, yielding MPAKSKLANDPGVRLKTVKEVALEDNVSEKTVRRAISAGLLEVIRVGPGGRLIRIHPEAHTAYRRRCSWQE